Proteins found in one Planococcus citri chromosome 2, ihPlaCitr1.1, whole genome shotgun sequence genomic segment:
- the simj gene encoding transcriptional repressor p66-beta isoform X2, whose translation MEVDDDSFIVDLSISSRRPDSSGSSQQSHSNKRSPSPSMGQYNNTKRSLRPRTEVKNYVETTDIVVVSDTDEYKQNGYMNGYDYSDSDEGELPPLPPIKELSAAERMEAEKKIRLLKDELRNEEMKLVLLKKLRQSQQMKENISIVPIPNTNIGQPVPPTHNLSNKLPPNNAAHRSSSVHHSKPPSAPPVPPLLRGQLIPPNRPNVHHAPPPLSPVVNNHQNSRSVAPGMPPNMFAVNSVPGHRGSSSSSSGSHLNSGMMSGNSGVVNSGSGRNVASMSNSVNSSSYQNSISLQDRIKDVPQSTVISSVSPSSAAFSISTGTTQQDRRNEDAQTPAQRQAAAKLALRKQLEKTLLQIPPPKPPPPEMHFIPNPSNTEFIYLLGLEHVVDYITKDQKTPSPPEPFQCSQCNTSFTPIWKWEKNAAKGKEPKVICEACVTSNVKKALKAEHTNRLKTAFVKALQQEQEIEQRLAQVSPQPMEPPVIQSTSQSQQSHRQSPQSSQSAISSTSQSLSASSMQAAMLHNSISAPAPPPPPPPNPKSSHSSHSSHSSMSRHNPTPPIPQPSPTPPRDHPLAKLASESNKFSPHHAAAALHQQLLRGLPSHQPLPAHMIPFSPLLYPYQLAMAQAANSKNPMAAAASLAELQRQAADLQRQYLLDMIPAASANANSRQHSHSHSINNWKS comes from the exons ATGGAGGTTGATGATGATTCGTTTATCGTTGATCTCAGTATTTCAAG ccGAAGACCCGATTCTTCCGGATCATCGCAGCAATCGCACAGCAATAAACGAAGTCCGTCCCCTAGCATGGGGCAATACAACAACACCAAACGTAGTCTACGTCCTAGAACCGAAGTGAAAAATTACGTGGAAACTACAGACATAGTTGTGGTTTCCGATACGGACGAATATAAGCAAAATGGTTACATGAACGGATACGATTATTCGGATAGCGATGAAGGAGAATTGCCACCATTACCCCCGATTAAA GAACTATCAGCCGCTGAAAGGATGGAAGCAGAGAAGAAAATAAGATTGTTGAAAGACGAATTGCGAAATGAGGAGATGAAATTGGTATTGCTCAAAAAACTACGACAATCTCAGCAAATGAAAGAGAACATTTCGATCGTACCGATTCCTAATACCAATATCGGCCAGCCTGTTCCACCTACGCATAATCTTTCGAATAAACTACCCCCCAACAATGCAGCTCATAGGTCATCTTCTGTGCATCATAGTAAACCCCCATCCGCACCTCCTGTGCCTCCTTTACTTAGAGGA caattaatACCACCCAATAGACCAAACGTCCATCATGCTCCGCCACCTTTATCACCGGTTGTCAATAACCATCAAAATAGTCGAAGCGTTGCCCCAGGAATGCCGCCGAATATGTTCGCGGTTAATTCAGTTCCAGGACATAGAG GGAGTAGCAGTTCGAGCAGCGGTAGCCATTTAAATAGTGGAATGATGAGTGGTAATTCGGGTGTGGTGAATAGTGGTAGCGGCCGAAATGTGGCTTCTATGTCCAATTCCGTTAATAGTTCTAGTTACCAAAATAGTATTAGTCTGCAAGATCGAATCAAAGATGTACCTCAGTCAACAGTCATTTCATCAGTGTCTCCGTCATCGGCTGCATTCAGTATTTCGACCGGAACTACGCAGCAG GATCGCAGAAATGAAGACGCTCAAACACCAGCACAACGACAAGCAGCGGCCAAGTTAGCCTTAAGGAAGCAATTAGAGAAAACTTTATTACAA atTCCTCCTCCTAAGCCTCCTCCACCAGAGATGCATTTCATTCCAAATCCATCTAATACCGAGTTCATATATTTACTTGGTTTAGAGCATGTTGTCGATTACATTACGAAAGATCAAAAGACTCCTTCACCGCCAGAACCTTTCCAATGTTCGCAATGTAATACGAGTTTCACACCTATTTGGAAGTGGGAGAAAAATGCTGCAAAAG gtaaaGAACCGAAAGTAATATGCGAAGCTTGCGTCACGTCGAACGTGAAGAAAGCTCTAAAAGCCGAACATACGAACCGGTTAAAGACGGCGTTCGTGAAAGCCCTTCAGCAAGAACAGGAAATAGAGCAACGTCTAGCGCAAGTATCCCCACAACCGATGGAACCGCCGGTAATACAGTCAACGTCGCAATCGCAACAGTCGCATCGTCAATCGCCGCAGTCGTCCCAGTCTGCGATTTCATCTACCTCTCAATCGTTATCGGCTAGCTCGATGCAGGCGGCGATGCTGCATAATTCGATTTCGGCTCCGgcaccgccaccgccgccgcctcCGAATCCGAAATCATCGCATTCGTCGCATTCATCGCATTCGTCGATGTCGCGACATAATCCAACTCCACCGATTCCGCAGCCGTCTCCTACACCACCCAGAGACCATCCGTTGGCCAAACTGGCCTCAGAAAGTAATAAATTCAGTCCGCATCATGCGGCAGCCGCGTTACACCAACAATTATTACGCGGATTACCTTCGCACCAGCCGTTGCCGGCGCACATGATTCCATTCTCACCGCTGCTGTATCCGTACCAGTTAGCCATGGCACAAGCTGCGAATAGTAAAAATCCAATGGCGGCAGCCGCCAGTTTAGCTGAATTGCAAAGGCAAGCGGCCGACTTACAAAGGCAATATTTATTGGATATGATTCCAGCGGCGTCTGCCAACGCCAATTCTCGACaacattcgcattcgcattctaTTAATAATTGGAAGTCGTGA
- the LOC135836468 gene encoding uncharacterized protein F21D5.5-like translates to MDDNNSITLRSVQNGSKCIKLHDGSVYLLGRSRDTQITDPRCSRVQLLVSADVKHCELVVEQVGSNPSAINGVMLKKGEKRKAVQGDIIEVLASEHPFKVECPNSSRMESIKTDKIESGALPMKNSALKQVECWETVTPDSLYVFSSDGIESKEKVAAFDLDGTIVTTLSGNIYPKETNDWKIAYPTVIEKLKELHRDDYKIVFFTNQAGIASGKLKLSDFKQKVEAIVEKIELPIQVFVSGRDDICRKPRPGMWNCFVKNKNGNIPVNYGESFFCGDAAGRPAHCEPNKKKKDFSSSDRLFAINLNLKFHTPEEYFLGWDPARYKLPDFYAKNLKNTRTSLLEPKSANLRADSTEIIVMIGYPGSGKTFFSKTHLVSAGYNYVNRDTLKTWQKCVKLTEHSVGNDKSVVVDNTNPDKESRARYINVGKEFNVPVRAFWMNVSLDHARHNNTFRKITDTTHEIVPNYSLNHFTIEPPDLSEGFTEIVRVNFVPKFKNDEEEKLYFSYLLDY, encoded by the exons ATGGATGATAATAATTCGATAACCCTACGAAGCGTACAGAACGGttcaaaatgtataaaattgcACGATGGTTCAGTTTATCTATTGGGAAGAAGTCGTGATACGCAAATAACTGATCCGAGATGTTCTCGAGTACAGT TGTTAGTCTCTGCCGATGTGAAACATTGTGAATTGGTTGTCGAACAAGTTGGTAGCAATCCATCAGCAATAAACGGAGTGATGCTTAAAAAGGGAGAAAAACGTAAAGCTGTCCAAGGTGATATTATCGAAGTATTAGCATCCGAACATCCATTCAAAGTAGAATGCCCGAATTCTTCTCGCATGGAGTCCATCAAGACTGATAAAATTGAGAGTGGTGCATTACCCATGAAGAATTCCGCCCTGAAACAAGTAGAATGTTGGGAAACTGTTACTCCGGATAGTTTATACGTGTTTTCATCAGATGGTATCGAAAGCAAAGAAAAG GTAGCCGCATTTGATTTAGACGGCACCATAGTCACAACATTATCAGGGAATATATACCCGAAAGAAACGAATGACTGGAAAATTGCGTATCCTACtgtgatagaaaaattgaaagaactgCATCGTGATGATTATAAAATAGTATTCTTTACTAATCAAGCTGGTATCGCTAGCGGTAAACTAAAACTATCTGATTTTAAGCAAAAGGTCGAAgcgattgttgaaaaaattgaattacctataCAAGTTTTCGTCTCCGGTAGAGACGATATTTGTCGAAAACCTCGTCCAGGAATGTGGAATTGCTTTGTGAAGAAT AAAAATGGCAATATTCCTGTGAATTATGGAGAATCGTTCTTCTGTGGTGACGCTGCCGGAAGACCGGCACATTGTGAaccgaataaaaaaaagaaagatttttcgTCTTCAGATCGATTATTCGCtataaatttgaacttgaaatttcacacgCCGGAAGAATATTTCTTAGGATGGGACCCGGCGCGGTATAAGTTACCTGACTTCtatgcgaaaaatttgaaaaatactcgtacttcttTACTCGAACCGAAAAGTGCTAACTTGAGAGCTGATTCCACCGAa ATAATAGTCATGATCGGATATCCAGGCTCAGGGAAAACGTTCTTTTCTAAAACTCACCTAGTATCTGCAGGATATAATTATGTGAATCGAGATACTttgaaaacttggcaaaaatgtgTCAAGTTGACGGAACATAGTGTTGGCAATGATAAATCGGTTGTTGTAGACAATACAAATCCTGATAAGGAATCTAGAGCTAGGTATATCAACGTAGGAAAAGAATTCAATGTTCCTGTGCGAGCTTTTTGGATGAATGTTTCATTGGATCATGCTAGACATAATAACACC ttccgCAAGATCACTGATACTACTCACGAAATCGTTCCTAATTATTCATTAAATCATTTTAC AATCGAACCGCCGGACTTGAGTGAAGGATTTACTGAGATAGTTCGAGTTAATTTTGTACCGAAGTTCAAGAATGACGAAGAAGAAAAGCTGTATTTCTCTTATTTATTAGACTACTGA
- the LOC135836467 gene encoding intraflagellar transport protein 74 homolog, giving the protein MDRPRTSRQNEDQNFEGIKSRPSSRRGIRTAQREPTAQGVRTERPISRAASSINRQDGGWRPPSGIARIQGTASRLISTASQQKGLSRTISPPRLDNQVNLTDRLITQQGLSSRAKSTATALRGPGRRQVLDKRYFEGLLQLKIRELTNEIASIRKETENSNKEREAFLIYDKQNKELAKELTELQGTLADYNLVMDRLHTGTELADIQAEYQSLKATNDAEHVKLEQLFAERTQRQQQIRQVEEDIQKERHVAEKLVETMPPEMQQKYAELSDTNLKLQEVINRMQEELDTITKDKALFQQQLCNNSLKQEAVKLELKLLELEEKRNNLVAEENDNNPNNLQQKYLNQVKEDNTEIATMERSMNQLNEELQNYEKQLEQVDQDLEECQSDRHKKYLELRKREETIESFLSTYEQTKNLELEHLQELKSVIVKTMFKMSKFLQTMPPTENEYELINKEFTLIDSGDSKRQQSLLIQYKQKQLYLDKLQGLESKLKVEIDHLQEKIEKTRQELSVYTNLDHLKDQAENQRKELLQKKQQFLETQDALKDELKNVQQEYEKLQKELDENETHKQLQALERKLAVIEQDNTELKEYITKEKNEMNYELIKDLTTEFIRKYNKELKEKYKSPLPEI; this is encoded by the exons ATGGATCGTCCAAGAACATCTAGGCAAAatgaagatcaaaattttgagggaatCAAAAGTCGCCCATCTTCGAGAAGAGGAATTCGAACAGCTCAAAGA GAGCCCACTGCCCAAGGTGTTCGTACTGAGAGACCAATTAGCAGAGCAGCATCTTCAATTAACAGACAAGATGGTGGTTGGAGACCACCTTCGGGAATCGCCCGAATTCAAGGCACCGCTTCTCGACTTATCTCTACCGCTTCTCAGCAAAAAGGCCTTTCTCGAACCATCTCTCCTCCACGTTTAGATAACCAA GTAAATTTAACCGATCGTTTAATAACTCAACAAGGTTTGAGCAGCAGAGCTAAAAGTACAGCGACAGCTTTGAGAGGACCTGGAAGACGTCAGGTTCTAGATAAGCGTTATTTCGAAGGATTATTGCAGTTGAAAATCAGAGAACTTACCAACGAAATAGCTTCAATTCGAAAAGAAACCGAAAACAGCAATAAGGAACGAGAAGCTTTTTTAATCTACGATAAACAAAATAAAGAACTAGCCAAAGAATTAactg aACTTCAAGGAACGTTGGCAGATTATAATTTGGTTATGGATAGGTTACATACAGGCACAGAATTGGCAGATATTCAAGCTGAATATCAGTCTTTGAAAGCTACCAATGATGCAGAACATGTTAAACTGGAACAGCTTTTTGCCGAAAGGACGCAAAGACAGCAACAAATACGTCAAGTTGAAGAGGATATCCAAAAG GAAAGGCATGTAGCAGAAAAACTAGTCGAAACAATGCCACCGGAAATGCAACAAAAATATGCTGAATTATCAGATACTAATTTGAAACTGCAAGAGGTTATCAATAGAATGCAAGAAGAGCTTGACACCATCACGAAAGATAAGGCGCTCTTTCAACAGCAATTGTGCAATAATTCC TTGAAGCAAGAAGCAGTAAAGTTGGAATTGAAACTTTTAGAATTAGAAGAAAAACGTAATAATTTAGTTGCCGAAGAAAACGATAATAACCCAAACAACCTACAGCAGAAATACCTCAATCAAGTGAAAGAAGATAATACTGAAATAGCTACCATGGAACGTTCCATGAATCAGCTAAATGAAGAAttacaaaattacgaaaaacagCTGGAACAAGTTGATCAG gATTTGGAAGAATGTCAAAGTGAcaggcataaaaaatatttggagCTTCGTAAACGAGAAGAAACCATCGAATCATTTTTATCTACGTACGAACAAACTAAAAATTTAGAGCTCGAGCACTTGCAAGAATTGAAATCTGTCATCGTAAAAACTATGTtcaaaatgagcaaatttttacaaacaatgcCTCCGACGGAAAACGAGTACGAATTAATTAACAAGGAATTTACTTTAATTGATAGCGGTGATTCGAAAAGACAACAATCTTTACTCATACAATACAAGCAGAAACAACTGTATTTAGATAAG TTGCAAGGTttagaatcaaaattgaaagtcgaaattgatcatttgcaagaaaaaatagaaaaaactcgACAAGAGCTTTCAGTCTACACAAACCTTGATCATCTGAAAGACCAAGCAGAGAACCAAAGAAAAGAACTTTTACAGAAAAAACAACAGTTCTTAGAAACACAAGATGCTTTAAAAGATGAACTGAAAAACGTACAACAGGAATACGAAAAActtcag AAAGAACTGGACGAAAACGAAACACATAAACAACTGCAAGCTTTAGAGCGCAAACTCGCGGTAATTGAACAAGATAATACAGAATTAAAAGAATACAttacgaaggaaaaaaatgaaatgaattacgAATTAATAAAAGATCTAACTACAGAATTCATACGAAAATATAATAAAGAATTAAAGGAAAAATACAAAAGTCCCCTTCCAGAAATATAA
- the simj gene encoding transcriptional repressor p66-beta isoform X1 translates to MEVDDDSFIVDLSISSRRPDSSGSSQQSHSNKRSPSPSMGQYNNTKRSLRPRTEVKNYVETTDIVVVSDTDEYKQNGYMNGYDYSDSDEGELPPLPPIKELSAAERMEAEKKIRLLKDELRNEEMKLVLLKKLRQSQQMKENISIVPIPNTNIGQPVPPTHNLSNKLPPNNAAHRSSSVHHSKPPSAPPVPPLLRGVSPKQLIPPNRPNVHHAPPPLSPVVNNHQNSRSVAPGMPPNMFAVNSVPGHRGSSSSSSGSHLNSGMMSGNSGVVNSGSGRNVASMSNSVNSSSYQNSISLQDRIKDVPQSTVISSVSPSSAAFSISTGTTQQDRRNEDAQTPAQRQAAAKLALRKQLEKTLLQIPPPKPPPPEMHFIPNPSNTEFIYLLGLEHVVDYITKDQKTPSPPEPFQCSQCNTSFTPIWKWEKNAAKGKEPKVICEACVTSNVKKALKAEHTNRLKTAFVKALQQEQEIEQRLAQVSPQPMEPPVIQSTSQSQQSHRQSPQSSQSAISSTSQSLSASSMQAAMLHNSISAPAPPPPPPPNPKSSHSSHSSHSSMSRHNPTPPIPQPSPTPPRDHPLAKLASESNKFSPHHAAAALHQQLLRGLPSHQPLPAHMIPFSPLLYPYQLAMAQAANSKNPMAAAASLAELQRQAADLQRQYLLDMIPAASANANSRQHSHSHSINNWKS, encoded by the exons ATGGAGGTTGATGATGATTCGTTTATCGTTGATCTCAGTATTTCAAG ccGAAGACCCGATTCTTCCGGATCATCGCAGCAATCGCACAGCAATAAACGAAGTCCGTCCCCTAGCATGGGGCAATACAACAACACCAAACGTAGTCTACGTCCTAGAACCGAAGTGAAAAATTACGTGGAAACTACAGACATAGTTGTGGTTTCCGATACGGACGAATATAAGCAAAATGGTTACATGAACGGATACGATTATTCGGATAGCGATGAAGGAGAATTGCCACCATTACCCCCGATTAAA GAACTATCAGCCGCTGAAAGGATGGAAGCAGAGAAGAAAATAAGATTGTTGAAAGACGAATTGCGAAATGAGGAGATGAAATTGGTATTGCTCAAAAAACTACGACAATCTCAGCAAATGAAAGAGAACATTTCGATCGTACCGATTCCTAATACCAATATCGGCCAGCCTGTTCCACCTACGCATAATCTTTCGAATAAACTACCCCCCAACAATGCAGCTCATAGGTCATCTTCTGTGCATCATAGTAAACCCCCATCCGCACCTCCTGTGCCTCCTTTACTTAGAGGAGTAAGTCCAAAA caattaatACCACCCAATAGACCAAACGTCCATCATGCTCCGCCACCTTTATCACCGGTTGTCAATAACCATCAAAATAGTCGAAGCGTTGCCCCAGGAATGCCGCCGAATATGTTCGCGGTTAATTCAGTTCCAGGACATAGAG GGAGTAGCAGTTCGAGCAGCGGTAGCCATTTAAATAGTGGAATGATGAGTGGTAATTCGGGTGTGGTGAATAGTGGTAGCGGCCGAAATGTGGCTTCTATGTCCAATTCCGTTAATAGTTCTAGTTACCAAAATAGTATTAGTCTGCAAGATCGAATCAAAGATGTACCTCAGTCAACAGTCATTTCATCAGTGTCTCCGTCATCGGCTGCATTCAGTATTTCGACCGGAACTACGCAGCAG GATCGCAGAAATGAAGACGCTCAAACACCAGCACAACGACAAGCAGCGGCCAAGTTAGCCTTAAGGAAGCAATTAGAGAAAACTTTATTACAA atTCCTCCTCCTAAGCCTCCTCCACCAGAGATGCATTTCATTCCAAATCCATCTAATACCGAGTTCATATATTTACTTGGTTTAGAGCATGTTGTCGATTACATTACGAAAGATCAAAAGACTCCTTCACCGCCAGAACCTTTCCAATGTTCGCAATGTAATACGAGTTTCACACCTATTTGGAAGTGGGAGAAAAATGCTGCAAAAG gtaaaGAACCGAAAGTAATATGCGAAGCTTGCGTCACGTCGAACGTGAAGAAAGCTCTAAAAGCCGAACATACGAACCGGTTAAAGACGGCGTTCGTGAAAGCCCTTCAGCAAGAACAGGAAATAGAGCAACGTCTAGCGCAAGTATCCCCACAACCGATGGAACCGCCGGTAATACAGTCAACGTCGCAATCGCAACAGTCGCATCGTCAATCGCCGCAGTCGTCCCAGTCTGCGATTTCATCTACCTCTCAATCGTTATCGGCTAGCTCGATGCAGGCGGCGATGCTGCATAATTCGATTTCGGCTCCGgcaccgccaccgccgccgcctcCGAATCCGAAATCATCGCATTCGTCGCATTCATCGCATTCGTCGATGTCGCGACATAATCCAACTCCACCGATTCCGCAGCCGTCTCCTACACCACCCAGAGACCATCCGTTGGCCAAACTGGCCTCAGAAAGTAATAAATTCAGTCCGCATCATGCGGCAGCCGCGTTACACCAACAATTATTACGCGGATTACCTTCGCACCAGCCGTTGCCGGCGCACATGATTCCATTCTCACCGCTGCTGTATCCGTACCAGTTAGCCATGGCACAAGCTGCGAATAGTAAAAATCCAATGGCGGCAGCCGCCAGTTTAGCTGAATTGCAAAGGCAAGCGGCCGACTTACAAAGGCAATATTTATTGGATATGATTCCAGCGGCGTCTGCCAACGCCAATTCTCGACaacattcgcattcgcattctaTTAATAATTGGAAGTCGTGA